A DNA window from Spirochaetota bacterium contains the following coding sequences:
- the cas6 gene encoding CRISPR-associated endoribonuclease Cas6 — PPVYFYFATSVNLIIDTLSAEVLKIKQVKIGNNQVMVESVDFNIIKPSNEVDVKTVSPITVHIPEENKNRYLSPYDERFFEFLKSNLNRKFMANFGYSSDDVLIIPLSKRWKKVVTFFKNTPVVGWEGRLLLKGEEKMIGLALSTGLGSKNSQGFGMIIEQDNQFRK; from the coding sequence CCACCTGTTTATTTCTATTTCGCTACATCGGTTAATCTGATAATTGATACTCTCTCTGCGGAAGTGTTGAAGATTAAGCAAGTTAAGATTGGGAACAATCAGGTAATGGTTGAATCTGTTGATTTTAACATTATAAAACCTTCAAACGAGGTTGATGTCAAAACTGTATCTCCTATTACAGTCCATATACCCGAAGAAAATAAGAATAGATACCTCTCACCTTATGATGAGAGATTTTTTGAATTTTTGAAGTCAAATCTTAATAGGAAGTTTATGGCAAACTTTGGATATAGTAGTGATGATGTTTTGATAATACCTCTGTCTAAGAGATGGAAGAAAGTAGTTACATTCTTCAAGAATACTCCTGTTGTTGGTTGGGAGGGTAGGCTACTACTTAAGGGAGAAGAGAAGATGATAGGTTTAGCACTCTCAACAGGGCTAGGTAGCAAAAACTCACAAGGCTTTGGAATGATAATAGAACAAGATAACCAATTTAGGAAATGA
- a CDS encoding site-specific DNA-methyltransferase, which produces MNRIENLLNKVICGDVLEVLRSIPSNSVDLGITSPPYNKKEKYGGWLVEKVKYKGAKDTMDEKKYQEWQVEVLNELYRIIKDDGCFFYNHKIRYEDGRMIHPMEWISKTKWIVWQEIIWNRRIAGNIRGWRFWQVDERIYWLVKQKPKELKPQHAKFTSVWEITPEFSHKSHPAVFPIELPARIIYSILEDRNGIVIDPFCGTGTTLVASKILSKSYIGIDISQEYVDYSISRLNNYIDEKNRVMEEINKHFIEMTFKERKEKGMWDKKLKAQQPNSLW; this is translated from the coding sequence ATTTACTAAATAAAGTAATATGTGGAGATGTATTAGAGGTTTTGAGAAGCATTCCTTCTAACTCAGTAGATTTAGGTATCACATCACCACCATATAACAAAAAAGAAAAATATGGAGGGTGGCTGGTTGAAAAGGTTAAGTACAAAGGTGCTAAAGACACTATGGACGAAAAAAAATACCAAGAATGGCAAGTTGAAGTATTGAATGAACTATATAGAATAATAAAAGATGACGGTTGCTTCTTCTACAATCACAAGATACGGTATGAGGACGGCAGAATGATACATCCTATGGAATGGATAAGTAAGACAAAATGGATAGTTTGGCAGGAGATTATATGGAACAGGAGGATAGCAGGAAACATAAGAGGCTGGAGGTTCTGGCAAGTTGATGAGAGAATATACTGGCTCGTCAAGCAAAAACCAAAAGAGTTAAAACCCCAACACGCAAAATTCACATCAGTTTGGGAAATCACACCAGAATTTTCCCATAAATCACATCCTGCAGTCTTTCCAATAGAGTTACCAGCGAGAATCATATATTCAATCCTAGAGGACAGAAACGGTATCGTAATTGACCCATTCTGCGGAACTGGAACAACACTAGTAGCATCCAAAATACTTTCAAAATCATACATAGGGATAGATATATCACAAGAGTATGTAGATTACTCAATAAGCAGACTCAACAACTACATAGATGAGAAAAACAGAGTTATGGAAGAAATTAATAAACATTTCATAGAGATGACATTCAAAGAAAGAAAAGAAAAAGGTATGTGGGATAAGAAGTTAAAAGCCCAACAACCAAACTCACTCTGGTGA